In the genome of Raphanus sativus cultivar WK10039 chromosome 4, ASM80110v3, whole genome shotgun sequence, one region contains:
- the LOC108837122 gene encoding protein STRICTOSIDINE SYNTHASE-LIKE 9, which translates to MPISEKLPTWAVVPAIFSVFSVISYQILIAPDNLNGTKNVLSMAKTIPLPVDGPESIEWDPQGGGPYAAVVDGRILKWRGDGLGWVEFAYTSPHRGNCSRHEVVPTCGRPLGLSFEKKTGDLYICDGYLGVMKVGPEGGLAELVVDQAEGRKVMFANQMDIDEEEDVFYFNDSSDKYHFREVFYVTVNGERSGRVIRYNKKTKEAKVVMDNLRCNNGLALNKDRSFLISCESATGLVHRYWIKGPKAGTRDIFAKVPGYPDNIRLTPTGDFWIGIHCKKNLFGRLAVNNQWLGKLVEKTVKLELLIGLVNGFKPHGVAVKISGETGEIVEILEDKEGKTMQYVSEAYERDDGKIWFGSVFKPAVWVLDRK; encoded by the exons ATGCCGATTAGTGAGAAACTTCCGACTTGGGCCGTTGTTCCGGCTATTTTTTCCGTCTTTTCCGTAATTTCGTATCAGATCCTAATCGCGCCGGACAATTTGAACGGCACTAAGAATGTATTGTCGATGGCTAAGACCATACCACTTCCTGTCGATGGACCAGAGAGCATCGAGTGGGATCCGCAAGGAGGGGGTCCTTATGCTGCTGTTGTGGACGGCCGTATTCTCAAGTGGCGTGGAGATGGTCTCGGTTGGGTTGAGTTCGCATACACATCTCCTCACAG AGGAAACTGTTCACGGCATGAAGTAGTACCTACATGTGGAAGGCCACTTGGACTTAGTTTCGAGAAGAAAACAGGAGACTTGTACATCTGTGATGGTTACCTTGGGGTCATGAAGGTGGGGCCAGAAGGAGGCTTGGCTGAGTTGGTAGTGGACCAGGCTGAAGGTCGCAAAGTAATGTTTGCGAACCAGATGGATATTGACGAAGAGGAAGATGTCTTCTACTTCAATGATAGTAGTGACAAGTATCATTTCAG GGAAGTATTTTACGTGACTGTCAACGGTGAGAGGTCAGGAAGAGTGATCAGATACAACAAGAAGACGAAAGAGGCCAAAGTTGTCATGGACAATCTCCGTTGTAACAACGGTTTGGCTCTAAACAAAGATAGATCTTTCTTAATCTCATGTGAGTCTGCCACTGGCCTTGTCCATCGATATTGGATTAAAGGGCCTAAAGCCGGGACTCGTGATATCTTCGCCAAGGTTCCTGGTTATCCTGACAACATCCGTTTAACACCCACGGGTGATTTTTGGATTGGCATACACTGTAAGAAAAACTTATTTGGAAGACTGGCCGTGAATAATCAGTGGTTAGGTAAGTTGGTTGAAAAGACGGTGAAGTTAGAGTTGTTGATTGGGTTAGTGAACGGGTTTAAGCCTCATGGGGTCGCCGTCAAAATATCCGGGGAGACGGGGGAGATAGTTGAGATACTTGAGGACAAAGAAGGGAAGACAATGCAGTATGTGAGTGAGGCTTATGAGAGAGATGATGGTAAGATATGGTTTGGGTCGGTTTTTAAGCCTGCCGTATGGGTCCTTGATCGCAAGTGA
- the LOC130511555 gene encoding transcription factor ORG3-like codes for MCALVPPVFPNFGWPSTGEYESYYLAGENLDDFTFLDFPAQETYGVEHHQEIQELLGVSVASEGNGVVTKKLNHNASERDRRKKINSLFSSLRSCLPASDQSKKLSIPQTVSRSLKYIPELQGEVKKLIKKKEELLVRVSSQRDIEHYVEPQPKAVTRYVATISATRLGDNEVMVQISSSKIHNFSISNVLSGLEEDGFVLVDVSSSRSHGERLFYTLHLQMGNIDNHNLTCEELNQRMLYLYEECGNSFR; via the exons atgtGTGCACTAGTCCCTCCAGTGTTCCCAAACTTTGGGTGGCCGTCGACAGGAGAGTACGAGAGTTACTACCTGGCCGGAGAGAACCTCGACGACTTTACGTTTCTTGATTTTCCAGCACAAGAGACATATGGAGTGGAACATCATCAGGAGATTCAGGAATTGTTGGGGGTCTCTGTTGCGTCCGAGGGCAATGGGGTCGTGACCAAGAAGCTTAATCACAATGCTAGTGAGCGTGACCGTCGCAAGAAGATCAACTCTTTGTTCTCGTCTCTCCGTTCATGTCTTCCAGCTTCTGATCAGTCG AAGAAGTTAAGTATTCCTCAGACGGTTTCTCGGAGCTTGAAGTACATACCGGAGCTACAAGGAGAAGTGAAgaagttaataaaaaagaagGAAGAACTCTTGGTGCGAGTATCGAGTCAAAGAGACATTGAACATTACGTTGAGCCGCAACCAAAGGCCGTTACACGTTACGTCGCGACCATTTCTGCGACTAGGCTTGGAGACAACGAAGTGATGGTCCAAATCTCATCGTCCAAGATTCATAACTTTTCAATATCTAATGTGTTAAGTGGGTTAGAAGAAGATGGGTTTGTTCTTGTGGATGTTTCATCTTCAAGGTCTCATGGAGAAAGGCTCTTCTACACTTTGCATCTTCAAATGGGAAATATAGATAATCACAATCTGACGTGCGAAGAGCTAAACCAGAGAATGTTGTACTTGTATGAGGAATGTGGAAACTCGTTTAGATGA
- the LOC130511423 gene encoding transcription factor ORG2-like, whose translation MCALFPSLFPNFGWPSTAGYESYYLGGENLNDMFLDVPVPETYEVAHHQNEHQIFKIRNRFWACSHHLPYQLVLSWISMKPNISNNYKKLSISATVSRGLKYIPELEEQVKKLLQKKEELLVRVSGQRDIEHYVKPQPKTVACYVSTVSATKLGDNEVMVQISSSKIHNFSISTVLTGLEEDGFVLVDISSSRSQGERLFYALHLQMDNMDNHYKINCEELSERMLHLYEKI comes from the exons ATGTGTGCACTATTCCCTTCATTGTTTCCAAATTTTGGTTGGCCGTCGACAGCAGGTTACGAGAGCTACTACCTCGGCGGAGAAAACCTCAACGACATGTTTCTTGATGTTCCGGTACCGGAAACGTATGAAGTGGCTCATCATCAGAATGAACATCAGATTTTTAAGATTAGGAACCGCTTTTG GGCTTGTTCACATCATTTACCATATCAATTAGTTTTAAGTTGGATCTCCATGAAACCTAATATATCGAATAACTAT AAGAAGCTAAGTATTTCTGCCACCGTTTCACGAGGCTTGAAATACATACCAGAGTTGGAAGAGCAAGTGAAGAAGTTATTACAAAAGAAGGAAGAACTCTTGGTGCGAGTATCAGGTCAAAGAGACATTGAACATTACGTTAAGCCACAACCAAAGACAGTTGCATGTTATGTCTCCACTGTTTCCGCGACTAAGCTTGGAGACAACGAAGTGATGGTCCAAATTTCATCATCCAAGATCCACAACTTCTCGATATCCACTGTATTAACTGGGTTAGAAGAAGATGGTTTTGTTCTTGTGGATATTTCATCTTCAAGGTCTCAAGGGGAAAGGCTTTTCTACGCTTTGCATCTTCAAATGGACAATATGGATAatcattacaaaataaattgCGAAGAGTTAAGTGAAAGGATGTTGCACTTGTAtgagaaaatatga
- the LOC108829413 gene encoding phosphatidylinositol 4-phosphate 5-kinase 4-like, which yields MSLEKKKKMSKEQNCVLKAWEVTMKKTQQAKKRANNIFGTVSVAPQTDDESTSTNEHDDESSIGEMYHAEKVLPNGDYYTGQWYDSFPHGHGKYLWTDGCTYIGEWYNGKTMGKGKFGWPSGATYEGEFKNGYMDGTGTYTGPSGDTYRGQWVMNLKHGHGIKSFANGDVYDGEWRRGLQEAQGKYRWRDESYYIGEWKNGTICGKGTFVWSDGSRYEGFWEDGFPSGNGTFRWDDGSFYVGHWSKDPEEMNGTYHPPENEGSLEWDPKDVFNNLSEYSICSGERVPVLPSQKKLSVWNSSKRVEKPRRTSVDGRVSVGVDRAFEKMNMWGSESGEGAADIDSTTRRDLDAEIMRLEAGGFIQSLKPSPVPMRLPRAGKKQGETISKGHRNYDLMLNLQLGIRHAVGKQAPVVSLDLKHSAFDPKEKVWTRFPPEGTKYTPPHQSTEFKWKDYCPLVFRSLRKLFKVDPADYMLSLCGNDALRELSSPGKSGMFFYLTNDDRYMIKTMKKAETKVFLRMLAAYYNHVRAFENTLVIKFYGLHCVKLTGTIQKKVRFVIMGNLFCSEYSIHRRFDLKGSSLGRTTDKPESQINSNTILKDLDLNFIFRLQKAWFQEFTRQVDKDCEFLEQERIMDYSLLVGIHFREASVAGELIPSGARTPIGEFEDETAPRLSRADVDQLLSDPTRWASIRLGGNMPARAERTMRRSDCEFQLVGEPTGEYYEVVMIFGIIDILQDYDISKKLEHAYKSIQYDPTSISAVDPRLYSRRFRDFIFKVFTEDN from the exons ATGTCtctagaaaagaaaaagaaaatgagcaAGGAACAAAACTGTGTTCTAAAAGCTTGGGAGGTGACAATGAAAAAGACCCAACAAGCCAAGAAGCGAGCAAACAACATTTTTGGGACAGTATCTGTAGCTCCACAAACAGATGATGAAAGTACATCAACCAATGAGCATGATGATGAGAGCAGCATAGGTGAAATGTACCATGCAGAGAAAGTACTACCTAATGGAGACTACTACACAGGTCAATGGTATGATAGTTTTCCCCACGGACACGGTAAGTATCTATGGACAGATGGTTGCACGTACATTGGTGAATGGTACAATGGCAAGACTATGGGGAAAGGGAAGTTTGGTTGGCCTTCTGGTGCAACATATGAAGGTGAATTCAAAAATGGATACATGGATGGGACTGGGACTTACACAGGTCCTAGTGGAGATACTTATAGAGGTCAGTGGGTGATGAACCTAAAACATGGACATGGGATCAAGAGTTTTGCAAACGGGGATGTGTATGATGGTGAATGGAGGAGGGGTTTGCAAGAAGCTCAAGGTAAGTATCGTTGGAGAGATGAGAGTTATTACATTGGTGAATGGAAGAACGGTACTATTTGTGGCAAAGGTACTTTTGTATGGTCGGATGGTAGTAGATACGAAGGGTTTTGGGAAGATGGTTTCCCTAGTGGAAACGGGACTTTCAGATGGGATGATGGGAGTTTCTACGTTGGTCATTGGTCTAAAGACCCTGAAGAAATGAACGGTACTTATCATCCACCAGAGAACGAAGGGAGCCTTGAGTGGGATCCTAAAGATGTGTTTAATAACCTGAGTGAGTACAGCATATGCAGTGGTGAGAGGGTTCCTGTGTTGCCTTCACAGAAGAAGCTCTCTGTATGGAACTCTTCCAAGCGTGTAGAGAAACCAAGGAGGACTTCTGTGGATGGTAGGGTAAGTGTTGGTGTAGATAGAGCGTTTGAGAAAATGAATATGTGGGGAAGTGAAAGCGGTGAAGGTGCTGCTGATATTGATTCTACCACAAGGAGAGACTTGGATGCGGAAATAATGAGACTTGAGGCTGGAGGCTTCATTCAAAGCTTGAAACCTAGCCCTGTGCCTATGAGACTGCCAAGGGCAGGGAAGAAGCAAGGTGAGACAATATCAAAAGGTCATCGAAATTATGACCTTATGCTTAATCTACAGCTTGGAATCAG ACATGCTGTTGGAAAACAAGCTCCAGTTGTGTCACTTGATCTTAAACATTCAGCTTTTGATCCAAAGGAGAAGGTGTGGACAAGGTTTCCACCAGAAGGAACCAAATATACACCTCCTCATCAATCTACTGAGTTCAAATGGAAAGACTATTGCCCATTAGTTTTCAG GAGCTTGAGGAAGCTATTCAAGGTAGATCCAGCTGATTACATGTTATCGTTATGCGGTAATGATGCACTTAGGGAGCTATCATCACCTGGTAAAAGTGGAATGTTTTTCTACTTAACAAACGATGATCGTTATATGATAAAGACAATGAAGAAGGCAGAAACTAAA GTGTTTCTTAGAATGCTTGCAGCATATTACAACCATGTTAGAGCATTTGAGAACACTTTGGTTATTAAATTCTACGGTCTCCACTGTGTGAAATTGACAGGAACAATTCAAAAGAAGGTGAGGTTTGTTATTATGGGAAACCTATTCTGCTCTGAGTACTCAATCCACAGACGCTTTGATCTGAAAGGATCTTCTCTTGGTCGTACAACTGATAAACCTGAATCTCAAATCAACTCAAACACAATCTTGAAAGATCTTGATCTGAATTTCATATTCAGACTACAGAAAGCTTGGTTCCAAGAATTCACCAG gCAAGTTGATAAAGACTGTGAGTTTCTAGAACAGGAAAGAATCATGGACTACAGTCTTCTTGTTGGGATTCATTTCAGAGAAGCATCAGTGGCTGGAGAGCTGATTCCTTCTGGAGCACGCACGCCTATTGGTGAATTTGAAGATGAAACAGCCCCTCGTCTCTCCAGAGCAGACGTGGATCAGCTTCTGTCTGATCCCACAAG GTGGGCTAGTATCAGACTTGGAGGAAACATGCCGGCTCGAGCAGAGAGGACAATGAGAAGAAGCGACTGCGAGTTCCAGCTAGTTGGGGAACCAACAGGAGAGTATTACGAGGTTGTCATGATCTTTGGTATCATAGACATTCTTCAGGATTACGACATCAGCAAGAAACTTGAACATGCTTACAAGAGCATTCAGTACGATCCTACTTCCATCTCAGCCGTTGATCCAAGGCTGTACTCGAGACGTTTCCGTGATTTCATCTTCAAGGTTTTCACCGAGGACAATTGA